In Oryza sativa Japonica Group chromosome 3, ASM3414082v1, one DNA window encodes the following:
- the LOC4333112 gene encoding PI-PLC X domain-containing protein At5g67130 isoform X4 produces the protein MGGAFTAAPALALVLLVALSVAATANVGDSCSTAVDCGGGQWCFDCQPEFAGSSCVRSAATNPFQLTNNSLPFNKYAYLTTHNSFAIVGEPSHTGVPRITFDNQEDTVTDQLNNGVRALMLDTYDFKGDVWLCHSNGGKCNDFTAFEPALDTFKEIEAFLGANPSEIVTLILEDYVHAPNGLTNVFKASGLMKYWFPVSKMPQKGKDWPLVSDMVASNQRLLVFTSIRSKQATEGIAYQWNYMVENNYGDDGMDAGKCSNRAESAPLNDKTKSLVLVNYFPSVPVKVTACLQHSKSLTDMVNTCYGAAGNRWANLLAVDYYKRSDGGGAFQATDLLNGRLLCGCQDVRACSRGSGVICSS, from the exons ATGGGGGGCGCCTTTACAGCGGCGCCCGCACTCGCTCTGGTCTTGCTCGTCGCCCTCTCGGTGGCGGCCACCGCGAAT gtgggGGATTCATGCTCGACGGCGGTGgactgcggcggcgggcagTGGTGCTTCGACTGCCAGCCAGAGTTCGCCGGCTCCAGCTgcgtccgctccgccgccaccaatcCCTTCCAACTCACT AACAACTCGTTGCCATTCAACAAGTATGCGTATCTCACGACACACAATTCATTTGCGATCGTTGGGGAGCCATCGCACACTGGAGTTCCACGCATCACCTTTGACAACCAGGAGGATACAGTCACTGATCAATTAAAT AACGGTGTCCGCGCGCTGATGCTTGATACATATGACTTCAAAGGAGATGTATGGTTGTGCCATTCAAATGGAGGGAAATGCAATGATTTCACTGCATTC GAACCTGCATTGGACACATTCAAGGAAATCGAAGCCTTCCTTGGAGCCAATCCATCTGAAATCGTCACGTTGATCCTGGAAGACTACGTGCATGCACCGAATGGCCTGACAAACGTGTTCAAGGCCTCTGGTCTGATGAAGTACTGGTTTCCCGTGTCGAAAATGCCACAGAAAGGTAAGGATTGGCCTCTTGTCAGTGACATGGTTGCGAGCAACCAGCGCCTCCTTGTGTTCACCTCCATCAGGTCAAAGCAGGCTACTGAAGGAATCGCATACCAGTGGAACTACATGGTCGAGAACAACT ACGGAGATGATGGTATGGATGCTGGCAAATGCTCAAATCGTGCAGAATCTGCACCTCTGAATGACAAAACCAAGTCGTTAGTCCTGGTGAACTACTTCCCATCGGTCCCGGTGAAGGTAACCGCATGCCTGCAGCACTCCAAGAGCCTTACTGACATGGTGAACACATGCTACGGTGCAGCTGGGAATCGATGGGCTAATTTACTCGCAGTTGATTACTATAAG AGAAGTGATGGAGGGGGCGCATTCCAAGCGACTGATTTGCTCAATGGCAGACTCCTGTGTGGATGCCAGGATGTCAGGGCTTGCTCG CGAGGATCTGGTGTAATATGTTCTTCATGA
- the LOC4333112 gene encoding PI-PLC X domain-containing protein At5g67130 isoform X2, producing the protein MGGAFTAAPALALVLLVALSVAATANVGDSCSTAVDCGGGQWCFDCQPEFAGSSCVRSAATNPFQLTNNSLPFNKYAYLTTHNSFAIVGEPSHTGVPRITFDNQEDTVTDQLNNGVRALMLDTYDFKGDVWLCHSNGGKCNDFTAFEPALDTFKEIEAFLGANPSEIVTLILEDYVHAPNGLTNVFKASGLMKYWFPVSKMPQKGKDWPLVSDMVASNQRLLVFTSIRSKQATEGIAYQWNYMVENNCETSHPLLSIFFFCRSTFLLHARDSQILLITDGDDGMDAGKCSNRAESAPLNDKTKSLVLVNYFPSVPVKVTACLQHSKSLTDMVNTCYGAAGNRWANLLAVDYYKRSDGGGAFQATDLLNGRLLCGCQDVRACSRGSGVICSS; encoded by the exons ATGGGGGGCGCCTTTACAGCGGCGCCCGCACTCGCTCTGGTCTTGCTCGTCGCCCTCTCGGTGGCGGCCACCGCGAAT gtgggGGATTCATGCTCGACGGCGGTGgactgcggcggcgggcagTGGTGCTTCGACTGCCAGCCAGAGTTCGCCGGCTCCAGCTgcgtccgctccgccgccaccaatcCCTTCCAACTCACT AACAACTCGTTGCCATTCAACAAGTATGCGTATCTCACGACACACAATTCATTTGCGATCGTTGGGGAGCCATCGCACACTGGAGTTCCACGCATCACCTTTGACAACCAGGAGGATACAGTCACTGATCAATTAAAT AACGGTGTCCGCGCGCTGATGCTTGATACATATGACTTCAAAGGAGATGTATGGTTGTGCCATTCAAATGGAGGGAAATGCAATGATTTCACTGCATTC GAACCTGCATTGGACACATTCAAGGAAATCGAAGCCTTCCTTGGAGCCAATCCATCTGAAATCGTCACGTTGATCCTGGAAGACTACGTGCATGCACCGAATGGCCTGACAAACGTGTTCAAGGCCTCTGGTCTGATGAAGTACTGGTTTCCCGTGTCGAAAATGCCACAGAAAGGTAAGGATTGGCCTCTTGTCAGTGACATGGTTGCGAGCAACCAGCGCCTCCTTGTGTTCACCTCCATCAGGTCAAAGCAGGCTACTGAAGGAATCGCATACCAGTGGAACTACATGGTCGAGAACAACTGTGAGACATCACATCCTCTactctctatattttttttttgccgttcAACATTCCTGTTGCATGCAAGGGATTCACAAATTCTGTTGATCACAGACGGAGATGATGGTATGGATGCTGGCAAATGCTCAAATCGTGCAGAATCTGCACCTCTGAATGACAAAACCAAGTCGTTAGTCCTGGTGAACTACTTCCCATCGGTCCCGGTGAAGGTAACCGCATGCCTGCAGCACTCCAAGAGCCTTACTGACATGGTGAACACATGCTACGGTGCAGCTGGGAATCGATGGGCTAATTTACTCGCAGTTGATTACTATAAG AGAAGTGATGGAGGGGGCGCATTCCAAGCGACTGATTTGCTCAATGGCAGACTCCTGTGTGGATGCCAGGATGTCAGGGCTTGCTCG CGAGGATCTGGTGTAATATGTTCTTCATGA
- the LOC4333112 gene encoding PI-PLC X domain-containing protein At5g67130 isoform X3, with product MGGAFTAAPALALVLLVALSVAATANVGDSCSTAVDCGGGQWCFDCQPEFAGSSCVRSAATNPFQLTNNSLPFNKYAYLTTHNSFAIVGEPSHTGVPRITFDNQEDTVTDQLNNGVRALMLDTYDFKGDVWLCHSNGGKCNDFTAFEPALDTFKEIEAFLGANPSEIVTLILEDYVHAPNGLTNVFKASGLMKYWFPVSKMPQKGKDWPLVSDMVASNQRLLVFTSIRSKQATEGIAYQWNYMVENNYGDDGMDAGKCSNRAESAPLNDKTKSLVLVNYFPSVPVKVTACLQHSKSLTDMVNTCYGAAGNRWANLLAVDYYKRSDGGGAFQATDLLNGRLLCGCQDVRACSVRRETGHTCFLPPCASVDLDMMLCES from the exons ATGGGGGGCGCCTTTACAGCGGCGCCCGCACTCGCTCTGGTCTTGCTCGTCGCCCTCTCGGTGGCGGCCACCGCGAAT gtgggGGATTCATGCTCGACGGCGGTGgactgcggcggcgggcagTGGTGCTTCGACTGCCAGCCAGAGTTCGCCGGCTCCAGCTgcgtccgctccgccgccaccaatcCCTTCCAACTCACT AACAACTCGTTGCCATTCAACAAGTATGCGTATCTCACGACACACAATTCATTTGCGATCGTTGGGGAGCCATCGCACACTGGAGTTCCACGCATCACCTTTGACAACCAGGAGGATACAGTCACTGATCAATTAAAT AACGGTGTCCGCGCGCTGATGCTTGATACATATGACTTCAAAGGAGATGTATGGTTGTGCCATTCAAATGGAGGGAAATGCAATGATTTCACTGCATTC GAACCTGCATTGGACACATTCAAGGAAATCGAAGCCTTCCTTGGAGCCAATCCATCTGAAATCGTCACGTTGATCCTGGAAGACTACGTGCATGCACCGAATGGCCTGACAAACGTGTTCAAGGCCTCTGGTCTGATGAAGTACTGGTTTCCCGTGTCGAAAATGCCACAGAAAGGTAAGGATTGGCCTCTTGTCAGTGACATGGTTGCGAGCAACCAGCGCCTCCTTGTGTTCACCTCCATCAGGTCAAAGCAGGCTACTGAAGGAATCGCATACCAGTGGAACTACATGGTCGAGAACAACT ACGGAGATGATGGTATGGATGCTGGCAAATGCTCAAATCGTGCAGAATCTGCACCTCTGAATGACAAAACCAAGTCGTTAGTCCTGGTGAACTACTTCCCATCGGTCCCGGTGAAGGTAACCGCATGCCTGCAGCACTCCAAGAGCCTTACTGACATGGTGAACACATGCTACGGTGCAGCTGGGAATCGATGGGCTAATTTACTCGCAGTTGATTACTATAAG AGAAGTGATGGAGGGGGCGCATTCCAAGCGACTGATTTGCTCAATGGCAGACTCCTGTGTGGATGCCAGGATGTCAGGGCTTGCTCGGTGAGACGAGAGACAGGACACACTTGCTTCTTACCTCCTTGTGCATCTGTGGATCTGGATATGATGTTATGTGAATCATAA
- the LOC4333112 gene encoding PI-PLC X domain-containing protein At5g67130 isoform X1, giving the protein MGGAFTAAPALALVLLVALSVAATANVGDSCSTAVDCGGGQWCFDCQPEFAGSSCVRSAATNPFQLTNNSLPFNKYAYLTTHNSFAIVGEPSHTGVPRITFDNQEDTVTDQLNNGVRALMLDTYDFKGDVWLCHSNGGKCNDFTAFEPALDTFKEIEAFLGANPSEIVTLILEDYVHAPNGLTNVFKASGLMKYWFPVSKMPQKGKDWPLVSDMVASNQRLLVFTSIRSKQATEGIAYQWNYMVENNCETSHPLLSIFFFCRSTFLLHARDSQILLITDGDDGMDAGKCSNRAESAPLNDKTKSLVLVNYFPSVPVKVTACLQHSKSLTDMVNTCYGAAGNRWANLLAVDYYKRSDGGGAFQATDLLNGRLLCGCQDVRACSVRRETGHTCFLPPCASVDLDMMLCES; this is encoded by the exons ATGGGGGGCGCCTTTACAGCGGCGCCCGCACTCGCTCTGGTCTTGCTCGTCGCCCTCTCGGTGGCGGCCACCGCGAAT gtgggGGATTCATGCTCGACGGCGGTGgactgcggcggcgggcagTGGTGCTTCGACTGCCAGCCAGAGTTCGCCGGCTCCAGCTgcgtccgctccgccgccaccaatcCCTTCCAACTCACT AACAACTCGTTGCCATTCAACAAGTATGCGTATCTCACGACACACAATTCATTTGCGATCGTTGGGGAGCCATCGCACACTGGAGTTCCACGCATCACCTTTGACAACCAGGAGGATACAGTCACTGATCAATTAAAT AACGGTGTCCGCGCGCTGATGCTTGATACATATGACTTCAAAGGAGATGTATGGTTGTGCCATTCAAATGGAGGGAAATGCAATGATTTCACTGCATTC GAACCTGCATTGGACACATTCAAGGAAATCGAAGCCTTCCTTGGAGCCAATCCATCTGAAATCGTCACGTTGATCCTGGAAGACTACGTGCATGCACCGAATGGCCTGACAAACGTGTTCAAGGCCTCTGGTCTGATGAAGTACTGGTTTCCCGTGTCGAAAATGCCACAGAAAGGTAAGGATTGGCCTCTTGTCAGTGACATGGTTGCGAGCAACCAGCGCCTCCTTGTGTTCACCTCCATCAGGTCAAAGCAGGCTACTGAAGGAATCGCATACCAGTGGAACTACATGGTCGAGAACAACTGTGAGACATCACATCCTCTactctctatattttttttttgccgttcAACATTCCTGTTGCATGCAAGGGATTCACAAATTCTGTTGATCACAGACGGAGATGATGGTATGGATGCTGGCAAATGCTCAAATCGTGCAGAATCTGCACCTCTGAATGACAAAACCAAGTCGTTAGTCCTGGTGAACTACTTCCCATCGGTCCCGGTGAAGGTAACCGCATGCCTGCAGCACTCCAAGAGCCTTACTGACATGGTGAACACATGCTACGGTGCAGCTGGGAATCGATGGGCTAATTTACTCGCAGTTGATTACTATAAG AGAAGTGATGGAGGGGGCGCATTCCAAGCGACTGATTTGCTCAATGGCAGACTCCTGTGTGGATGCCAGGATGTCAGGGCTTGCTCGGTGAGACGAGAGACAGGACACACTTGCTTCTTACCTCCTTGTGCATCTGTGGATCTGGATATGATGTTATGTGAATCATAA
- the LOC136355644 gene encoding uncharacterized protein — protein sequence MDQLEGYLSSPGVDSRPTEIVEYDEFGYCYDDRDLDDFDESFEDNYTPLYVGVFMANNETEEQRQAREAEAQRGTFERPGTQFDLYNVVQKSEESLRDYIRRFSEQRNKISDITDDVIIAAFTKGIRHEDLVGKFGRKPPKMVKQMFEKANEYAKAEDAIIASKQSGTTWKPKKDTPAAGERASNNHKDRKRKPEELVATTTPSSRQRSRVNTFDKIMNSQCPHHPNSNHVAKDCFVYKQFVEQYAKNTRKPSDGDQGTSKKKDDEDDAPTGFQDSRKELNHIFGGPLAYESKRKQKLTEWEINAVQPNTPQYLRWSEIAIKFDRSDHPDRVVHPGRYPWY from the exons ATGGACCAACTCGaaggctacctcagctcccccggcgtcgaCTCACGACCAACAGAGATCGTGGAATACGACGAATTCGGCTACTGCTACGACGACCGCGACCTCGATGACTTCGACGAGAGCTTTGaagacaactacacccctctctacgtcggcgtcttcatggccaacaacgagacggaagaacaacgccaagcccgagaagcagaagCACAACGT ggcacctttgaacgccccGGCACACAGTTTGATCTTTACAACGTCGTTCAGAAGTCTgaagaatcccttcgagattacatccgacgcttctccgagcaacgcaacaagatctccgacatcaccgacgacgtcatcatcgctgcctttactaaaggcattcgccacgaggacctagtcggcaagttcggacgCAAACCTCCCAAGATGGTTaagcagatgtttgaaaaagccaacgaatatgccaaagccgaagatgctattATCGCctccaagcagtcgggcaccacttggaaaCCGAAGAAAGACACGCCGGCCGCAGGAGAGAGGGCAAGTAACaatcacaaggatcgcaagcgtaagcccgaagaacttgtggcGACAACTACTCCATCTTCCCGACAGCGTTCCCgtgtcaacaccttcgacaagataatgaactcccaatgtccgcatcatcccaactccaaccatgttgccaaagattgcttcgtctacaagcaatttGTGGAACAATATGCCAAGAACACACGTAAGCCTTCAGACGGAGATcaaggcacatcaaagaagaaagatgacgaagacgatgccccgactggttttcaggACTCCCGTAAAGAGCTTaatcacatcttcggcggacccctggcttacGAATCTAAGAGAAAACAGAAGCTAACCGAATGGGAGATCAATGCAGTTCAGCCCAACACACCCCAATaccttcggtggtcagagatagcaattaagttcgaccgctcggatcatcccgaccgagtggtccacccggggaggtacccctggtactag
- the LOC4333113 gene encoding mitochondrial import inner membrane translocase subunit TIM17-1 isoform X1, with protein sequence MTTSEREPCPDRILDDVGGAFAMGAVGGTAFHFLRGAYNSPNGHRLSGGSQAVRMSVPRTGGNFAAWGGLFSAFDCAMVHARQKEDPWNSILAGAATGAVLSLRQGPRATATSALVGASLLALVEGAGILLTRTMATLPQEDHAYPFPVVPPPEEVSAHESSPIAWVRGIFGRKEEKPAAAGGDRKSDVLESFETPSPPIPSFDYRFNSILWIDKCAIVMLKRRDI encoded by the exons ATGACGACGTCGGAGAGGGAGCCGTGCCCGGACCGCATCCTGGACGACGTGGGCGGCGCGTTCGCGATGGGGGCGGTGGGGGGCACCGCCTtccacttcctcaggggcgCGTACAACTCCCCCAACGGCCACCGCCTCTCCGGCGGCTCCCAGGCCGTCCGCATGAGCGTCCCGCGCACCGGCGGCAACTTCGCCGCCTGGGGCGGCCTCTTCTCCGCCTTCGACTGCGCCATGGTCCACGCCCGCCAGAAGGAGGACCCCTGGAACTccatcctcgccggcgccgccaccggcgccgtccTCTCCCTGCGCCAGGGCCCGCGCGCCACCGCGACGTCCGCCCTCGTcggcgcctccctcctcgcgctCGTCGAGGGCGCCGGCATCTTGCTCACCCGCACCATGGCCACCCTTCCCCAGGAGGACCACGCCTACCCGTTCCCGGTGGTGCCGCCGCCTGAGGAGGTCTCGGCCCATGAATCGAGCCCTATCGCATGGGTTAGGGGAATTttcgggaggaaggaggagaagcctgctgctgctggtggtgacCGCAAGTCGGACGTGTTGGAGTCCTTCGAGACGCCCAGCCCTCCAATTCCATCCTTCGACTACAG ATTTAATTCGATTTTGTGGATTGACAAATGCGCTATCGTTATGCTGAAACGAAG GGACATCTGA
- the LOC4333113 gene encoding mitochondrial import inner membrane translocase subunit TIM17-1 isoform X2 gives MTTSEREPCPDRILDDVGGAFAMGAVGGTAFHFLRGAYNSPNGHRLSGGSQAVRMSVPRTGGNFAAWGGLFSAFDCAMVHARQKEDPWNSILAGAATGAVLSLRQGPRATATSALVGASLLALVEGAGILLTRTMATLPQEDHAYPFPVVPPPEEVSAHESSPIAWVRGIFGRKEEKPAAAGGDRKSDVLESFETPSPPIPSFDYRDI, from the exons ATGACGACGTCGGAGAGGGAGCCGTGCCCGGACCGCATCCTGGACGACGTGGGCGGCGCGTTCGCGATGGGGGCGGTGGGGGGCACCGCCTtccacttcctcaggggcgCGTACAACTCCCCCAACGGCCACCGCCTCTCCGGCGGCTCCCAGGCCGTCCGCATGAGCGTCCCGCGCACCGGCGGCAACTTCGCCGCCTGGGGCGGCCTCTTCTCCGCCTTCGACTGCGCCATGGTCCACGCCCGCCAGAAGGAGGACCCCTGGAACTccatcctcgccggcgccgccaccggcgccgtccTCTCCCTGCGCCAGGGCCCGCGCGCCACCGCGACGTCCGCCCTCGTcggcgcctccctcctcgcgctCGTCGAGGGCGCCGGCATCTTGCTCACCCGCACCATGGCCACCCTTCCCCAGGAGGACCACGCCTACCCGTTCCCGGTGGTGCCGCCGCCTGAGGAGGTCTCGGCCCATGAATCGAGCCCTATCGCATGGGTTAGGGGAATTttcgggaggaaggaggagaagcctgctgctgctggtggtgacCGCAAGTCGGACGTGTTGGAGTCCTTCGAGACGCCCAGCCCTCCAATTCCATCCTTCGACTACAG GGACATCTGA
- the LOC4333113 gene encoding mitochondrial import inner membrane translocase subunit TIM17-1 isoform X3, giving the protein MTTSEREPCPDRILDDVGGAFAMGAVGGTAFHFLRGAYNSPNGHRLSGGSQAVRMSVPRTGGNFAAWGGLFSAFDCAMVHARQKEDPWNSILAGAATGAVLSLRQGPRATATSALVGASLLALVEGAGILLTRTMATLPQEDHAYPFPVVPPPEEVSAHESSPIAWVRGIFGRKEEKPAAAGGDRKSDVLESFETPSPPIPSFDYR; this is encoded by the coding sequence ATGACGACGTCGGAGAGGGAGCCGTGCCCGGACCGCATCCTGGACGACGTGGGCGGCGCGTTCGCGATGGGGGCGGTGGGGGGCACCGCCTtccacttcctcaggggcgCGTACAACTCCCCCAACGGCCACCGCCTCTCCGGCGGCTCCCAGGCCGTCCGCATGAGCGTCCCGCGCACCGGCGGCAACTTCGCCGCCTGGGGCGGCCTCTTCTCCGCCTTCGACTGCGCCATGGTCCACGCCCGCCAGAAGGAGGACCCCTGGAACTccatcctcgccggcgccgccaccggcgccgtccTCTCCCTGCGCCAGGGCCCGCGCGCCACCGCGACGTCCGCCCTCGTcggcgcctccctcctcgcgctCGTCGAGGGCGCCGGCATCTTGCTCACCCGCACCATGGCCACCCTTCCCCAGGAGGACCACGCCTACCCGTTCCCGGTGGTGCCGCCGCCTGAGGAGGTCTCGGCCCATGAATCGAGCCCTATCGCATGGGTTAGGGGAATTttcgggaggaaggaggagaagcctgctgctgctggtggtgacCGCAAGTCGGACGTGTTGGAGTCCTTCGAGACGCCCAGCCCTCCAATTCCATCCTTCGACTACAGGTGA